One genomic segment of Polyodon spathula isolate WHYD16114869_AA chromosome 17, ASM1765450v1, whole genome shotgun sequence includes these proteins:
- the LOC121329651 gene encoding coiled-coil domain-containing protein 34-like, which yields MSETPTQHTFSKSRSSTSTPRKTNRKEKLTPARSCDLDSTGDSTYSLLSPIYHNSFESEDDCTEAPIRRSDPTPTESEEKEQSNRFETPELKLRHMEPERPSSSEFCLTAWEEWIVRKAREERMEMQRKALKEMKLKEEKLEQQEMEEKKRIVVEEKCLAWLQMKKEQEKLLKELKKSKEAEEIETKEQLKRQKEEKSREKYQAWLKKKKDEETEKKLKEAEQEAARELELRNRRKKAEDKFREWLKSAKDKPRPTSSSFGYANGKLTGYYNGNSYPAPSFYNPIPWKPIHNPPPDESSRKTTTRKNKKPVNQLLYRQTPAMSYKPKDNLTVGSTQWKKR from the exons ATGTCTGAAACGCCAACCCAGCACACATTCTCCAAATCCAGAAGCTCTACTTCTACACCACGCAAAACTAACAGAAAAGAGAAGCTAACACCAGCAAGAAGCTGTGATCTGGACTCGACTGGGGACTCCACATACTCTCTGCTTTCACCCATTTATCACAACAGCTTTGAGAGTGAAGATGATTGCACTGAAGCACCGATTAGACGGTCTGATCCCACACCCACGGAGAGTGAAGAAAAGGAACAAAG TAATAGGTTTGAGACACCTGAATTAAAGCTAAGGCACATGGAACCAGAGAGGCCTTCCTCTTCAGAATTCTGTCTTACTGCCTGGGAGGAGTGGATTGTTCGAAAAGCAAGAGAGGAGAGAATGGAAATGCAAAGGAAAGCTCTGAAG gaGATGAAACTTAAGGAAGAAAAGCTTGAACAACAGgagatggaagaaaaaaaaagaattgttgttGAAGAAAAGTGTCTTGCTTGGCTTCAAATGAAGAAAGAACAG GAAAAGCTTCTGAAAGAGCTGAAGAAAAGCAAAGAGGCGGAAGAGATTGAAACCAAGGAGCAGTTGAAaagacaaaaagaagaaaaatcccGAGAGAAGTACCAGGCGTGgctgaagaaaaagaaagatgaagAAACAGAGAAAAAACTAAAGGAAGCG GAACAAGAAGCCGCAAGAGAATTGGAGCTGAGGAACAGGAGAAAAAAAGCAGAAGATAAATTCCGTGAATGGTTAAAAAGTGCTAAGGACAAACCACGACCTACCTCCAGTAGTTTCGGCTATGCCAATGGAAAACTTACAG GATACTATAATGGTAACTCATATCCAGCTCCAAGCTTTTACAACCCTATTCCATGGAAGCCCATCCACAATCCGCCCCCAGATGAGTCATCTAGAAAAACAAccacaagaaaaaacaagaagCCTGTAAACCAGTTGCTGTATAGACAAACTCCTGCTATGAGTTACAAGCCAAAAGATAACCTCACCGTTGGATCAACACAGTGGAAGAAGAGGTGA